From Skermanella sp. TT6, a single genomic window includes:
- a CDS encoding tyrosine recombinase XerC: protein MARPAGVIGFSCAEDVTAAIAAWRRWLEMEKRVSRHTLTAYTADLSGFLEFLTGYHGRPPALNDLSAARLMDFRAWLARQAADGLGTASRARALSGIRNFFRWLDRSGRMHNAAVGLIRAPKLPDRLPKPLTVADAAALLPNAEAWANQPWVGKRDRALFTLLYGCGLRIDEALSLDRRDMPADDTLVVTGKGSKQRMVPVLPVVRDALADYVAACPYALPADGPLFVGVRGGRLRAAIAQKQMREIRHLMGLPDTATPHALRHSFATHLLADGSDLRAIQDLLGHASLSSTQRYTEVDADQMLGVYDNAHPRARRKPAED from the coding sequence ATGGCTCGACCTGCCGGAGTAATCGGTTTCTCCTGCGCCGAGGACGTCACGGCGGCGATCGCCGCCTGGCGCCGCTGGCTGGAGATGGAGAAGCGCGTCTCGCGCCACACGCTGACGGCGTACACCGCCGACCTCTCGGGATTCCTGGAGTTCCTGACCGGATATCATGGCCGCCCGCCGGCGCTGAACGACCTCAGCGCCGCCCGGCTGATGGATTTCCGCGCCTGGCTGGCCCGGCAGGCCGCGGACGGCCTGGGCACGGCGAGCCGGGCGCGGGCGCTGTCGGGCATCCGCAACTTCTTCCGCTGGCTCGACCGCAGCGGGCGGATGCACAACGCCGCGGTCGGGCTGATCCGGGCGCCCAAGCTGCCCGACCGGCTGCCCAAGCCCCTCACGGTGGCCGACGCCGCGGCCTTGCTGCCCAACGCCGAGGCCTGGGCCAACCAGCCCTGGGTCGGCAAGCGCGACCGGGCGCTGTTCACCCTGCTCTATGGCTGCGGCCTGCGCATCGACGAGGCCCTGAGCCTGGACCGGCGCGACATGCCGGCCGACGATACCCTGGTCGTGACCGGCAAGGGCAGCAAGCAGCGCATGGTGCCGGTGCTGCCGGTGGTGCGCGACGCCCTGGCCGACTATGTCGCCGCCTGCCCCTACGCCCTGCCTGCGGACGGGCCGCTGTTCGTCGGGGTGCGCGGCGGCCGGCTCAGGGCCGCCATCGCCCAGAAGCAGATGCGGGAGATCCGGCATTTGATGGGCCTGCCCGACACCGCCACGCCCCACGCCCTGCGCCACAGCTTCGCGACCCATCTGCTGGCCGACGGCAGCGACCTCCGGGCGATCCAGGACCTGCTCGGCCACGCCTCCCTGTCCAGCACCCAGCGCTATACCGAGGTGGACGCGGACCAGATGCTCGGCGTCTACGACAACGCCCATCCCCGCGCCCGCAGGAAGCCCGCGGAGGACTAG
- the fsa gene encoding fructose-6-phosphate aldolase — MKFFIDTADLAEIRDLADTGLLDGVTTNPSLVAKSGRNFIELVKEICQIVPGPVSAEVAAIDFDTMLAEGKYLATLAPNIAVKVPLTPAGLKVCNILSSGGTMVNVTLCFSAAQALLAAKAGATFISPFVGRLDDIGYDGLSLISDIVQIYDQYPGITTEVLVASIRHPIHIVESAKMGAHVATMPPSVLRQLFKHPLTEKGLDQFVADWAGTGQTILDKAAE; from the coding sequence ATGAAGTTCTTCATCGACACCGCCGACCTCGCCGAAATCCGGGACCTCGCCGATACCGGCCTCCTGGACGGTGTTACCACCAACCCGTCCCTGGTCGCCAAGTCCGGCCGCAACTTCATCGAACTGGTCAAGGAAATCTGCCAGATCGTTCCCGGCCCGGTCAGCGCCGAGGTCGCCGCGATCGATTTCGACACCATGCTGGCCGAGGGCAAGTACCTGGCGACCCTGGCACCGAACATCGCGGTCAAGGTGCCGCTGACCCCGGCCGGGCTGAAGGTCTGCAACATCCTGTCGTCCGGCGGCACGATGGTCAATGTCACCTTGTGCTTCTCCGCCGCGCAGGCGCTGCTGGCGGCCAAGGCCGGCGCCACCTTCATCTCCCCCTTCGTCGGCCGGCTGGACGACATCGGGTATGACGGGCTGTCGCTGATCTCCGATATCGTGCAGATCTACGACCAGTATCCCGGCATCACCACCGAAGTGCTCGTCGCCTCGATCCGCCACCCGATCCACATCGTCGAGAGCGCCAAGATGGGCGCCCACGTCGCGACCATGCCGCCGTCGGTGCTGCGCCAGCTGTTCAAGCATCCCCTGACCGAGAAGGGCCTGGATCAGTTCGTCGCCGACTGGGCGGGCACTGGACAGACGATTCTGGACAAGGCCGCCGAGTAG
- a CDS encoding DUF484 family protein, producing the protein MDALTAEDVAAYLREHPDFLTQHADLVQHLTPPAMAHGKGVVDFQYFMVERLRGEVGRLKEQQRELITTTRANINNQNRIHAAVLFLLDARSFEQLIQTITTDLAVLLDLDVAGLAVEANGDDRPHVHTSGVRVVEAGTVDGWLGKRDVMLYSDTRGDPAIFGAAAGLVRSQALIRIQVSEDTPPGLLAFGSRDPDMFHSGQGTELVCFLGRVIERSIRAWLDLPE; encoded by the coding sequence ATGGACGCGCTGACTGCTGAGGATGTCGCGGCATATCTGCGCGAGCATCCCGATTTCCTGACCCAGCACGCCGACCTTGTCCAGCACCTGACGCCTCCCGCCATGGCGCACGGCAAGGGAGTGGTGGATTTCCAGTACTTCATGGTCGAGCGGCTTCGCGGCGAGGTCGGGCGCCTGAAGGAGCAGCAGCGGGAGCTGATCACCACCACTCGCGCCAACATCAACAACCAGAACCGGATCCATGCCGCCGTGCTGTTCCTGCTGGACGCACGGTCGTTCGAGCAGCTGATCCAGACCATCACGACGGATCTGGCGGTGCTGCTGGACCTCGACGTGGCCGGCCTGGCGGTGGAGGCGAACGGCGACGACAGGCCGCACGTACACACCTCGGGCGTACGGGTGGTCGAGGCGGGTACGGTCGACGGGTGGCTGGGCAAGCGCGACGTCATGCTCTATTCCGACACGCGCGGCGACCCGGCGATCTTCGGCGCCGCGGCCGGGCTGGTACGCTCGCAGGCGCTGATCCGCATCCAGGTCAGCGAGGATACGCCGCCGGGGCTGCTCGCCTTCGGCAGCCGCGATCCCGACATGTTCCATTCCGGCCAGGGGACCGAGCTGGTCTGCTTCCTGGGCCGGGTGATCGAGCGCAGCATCCGGGCATGGCTCGACCTGCCGGAGTAA